Proteins from a genomic interval of Gossypium hirsutum isolate 1008001.06 chromosome A09, Gossypium_hirsutum_v2.1, whole genome shotgun sequence:
- the LOC121206098 gene encoding protein MLN51 homolog: protein MATTGEEVEYESDPEEVKRSLAMRRREAASDDEDNNTEPRMDRKTVVHSDESDGQGGAADYDDGEEELDLEESYDEEEEEEEEEIDEGGVEKVGKTVLQRNLDEIGEDLKEAVVSDVNWSCTDEEEVDVEINDNNDNHVEEKDEKEKENEPFAVPTAGAFYMHDDRFRENVGGRRRRTRGGRKLWESKDDRKWGHDKFEEMTLQEKHYQEGRSSRGRYRARSKNQGPDHGYPRGSRSKAFGKKNNQNQAPKSVRGRGPRKYEPTMKNSNQAPPTRNRSSGKPLERTSQAPSSGVFMHATNADPASVPSRKHVFASSLSSASPPFYPSGSSNKDVTVTQKDMQAGSMSRNLRPSVTDGNYSVSQSNSLRGKNALDSLNMAKLCIDDSRGSTSVKPLNNVQMLPSGSSLGNTGQLSQSRVQVRGTPIPGQKAYQSTPQQNQVNRVSPQMQVNAVQRSPVQGWAQSSIQAAVQQLGQHPGIGSQASSPPKTAMSVNSNESGEVDSSETSRSKDASVSKGKNSVQGAGRGSLMYGGAQIMGATGNIAVHNGDQNFPAFLPVMQFGGQHPSGLSVPAVGMAFPGFVAQSQNGLGSSEMTWLPVLTGGAGALDATFCPPYIPVDGAYHARSSGQTSSTGSSSKENTSSKPINEWKPSQKPELVNDDYGERQNNPNKQPRRYSEMSFSK, encoded by the exons ATGGCTACGACCGGAGAAGAAGTGGAGTACGAGAGTGATCCAGAGGAGGTAAAGCGTTCACTGGCAATGCGGAGGAGAGAGGCTGCGAGTGATGATGAAGATAATAATACTGAACCGAGGATGGATCGAAAGACTGTGGTTCATTCCGATGAATCCGACGGCCAGGGAGGTGCTGCAGATTATGATGATGGCGAAGAAGAATTGGACTTAGAAGAATCTTATgatgaagaggaagaggaagaggaagaagaaattgaTGAAGGGGGGGTAGAGAAAGTAGGGAAAACAGTGTTGCAAAGGAATTTGGATGAAATTGGAGAAGATTTGAAGGAAGCCGTGGTGAGTGATGTGAATTGGAGTTGTACGGATGAGGAAGAAGTGGATGTGGAGattaatgataataatgataatcaTGTTGAAGAGAAGGATGAAAAGGAAAAGGAGAATGAGCCATTTGCTGTGCCAACTGCTGGTGCATTCTATATGCATGATGATCGCTTTCGAGAGAATGTTGGCGGTCGTCGTAg GCGAACACGTGGTGGAAGAAAACTGTGGGAATCCAAAGATGATAGGAAATGGGGACATGACAAGTTTGAGGAGATGACTCTGCAAGAAAAACATTATCAAGAG GGAAGATCTTCTAGAGGTAGATATCGAGCTCGGAGTAAAAATCAGGGTCCAGATCATGGTTATCCTAGGGGAAGTAGGTCCAAAGCATTTGGGAAAAAAAACAATCAGAACCAGGCTCCTAAGTCTGTGAGAGGGAGAGGACCCAGGAAGTATGAACCTACCATGAAAAACAGCAATCAGGCGCCTCCAACACGGAACAGATC ATCTGGAAAACCTCTTGAGAGAACTTCACAGGCCCCTTCAAGTGGAGTTTTCATGCATGCAACAAATGCAGATCCTGCATCAGTTCCTTCTAGGAAACATGTTTTTGCATCAAGCTTGAGTTCTGCTTCCCCACCTTTTTATCCATCTGGGTCTTCCAACAAAGACGTTACTGTGACTCAGAAGGACATGCAAGCTGGAAGCATGAGCAGGAATCTTCGCCCTTCTGTTACAGATGGGAATTATTCCGTGTCACAATCCAATTCATTAAGAGGGAAGAATGCACTTGATTCTCTCAACATGGCAAAGCTTTGTATAGATGATTCCCGTGGGTCAACTTCTGTGAAGCCTTTGAACAATGTGCAAATGCTACCTTCTGGATCTTCATTGGGTAATACTGGTCAACTCTCTCAATCCAGGGTTCAGGTTAGAGGCACACCTATCCCAGGACAGAAGGCTTATCAGTCTACTCCACAGCAGAACCAAGTCAACAGAGTTTCTCCACAAATGCAGGTCAATGCTGTTCAGAGAAGTCCTGTTCAAGGTTGGGCTCAGTCTTCTATACAAGCGGCTGTTCAGCAATTGGGCCAGCATCCTGGTATCGGGTCTCAAGCTTCCTCTCCGCCAAAAACAGCCATGTCAGTCAATTCAAATGAATCTGGAGAGGTTGACTCTTCAGAAACAAGTAGATCCAAGGATGCATCGGTGAGCAAGGGGAAAAACAGTGTTCAAGGAGCTGGAAGGGGCTCTTTAATGTACGGTGGAGCTCAGATCATGGGGGCTACAGGGAATATTGCTGTCCACAATGGTGATCAAAACTTTCCTGCCTTTTTGCCAG TTATGCAATTTGGAGGCCAGCACCCCAGTGGCCTTAGTGTTCCTGCAGTTGGCATGGCATTTCCTGGATTTGTTGCCCAGTCCCAAAATGGTTTGGGAAGTTCAGAAATGACATG GCTACCAGTATTGACGGGTGGTGCTGGGGCTTTAGATGCAACATTTTGTCCACCTTATATCCCTGTTGACGGGGCTTATCATGCCCGTTCTTCAGGACAGACGTCTTCAACAGGATCCTCAAG CAAAGAAAATACTTCTAGCAAACCCATTAATGAATGGAAGCCTTCTCAAAAACCTG AGCTTGTGAATGATGACTATGGTGAACgacaaaataacccaaataagCAACCTCGCAG ATATTCAGAGATGAGCTTTAGCAAGTGA